Genomic DNA from Chitinispirillum alkaliphilum:
CCACACGAAAATGAATTAACTCAGGTTTATGCCTATTTTATGGCAATGGTTGATGCCCAACACCCTTATGTCACCGGGGTGTGGTGTGAACGGGGTACCGGTGGAGGAACACCCCATTATGGGATCGATGTCGCTGCACCTTATGGTTCTGAAGTTATAAGTCCTGCTGATGGAATTGCGGTACTAAGAACTGACAACATCGCGGGGAGAACCGTTGGGGTAAGAATGTTTGATGGCTCAATTATATTTTTCTCTCATCTTGATAAAAGGTTTGTTAGCACAGGTGATACTGTGAGCAAGGGCATGGCTCTGGGTACAATTGGAATGACAGGAAGGACTACCGGACCTCACGTACATATCGGATATGGCGTAGAAAGTCAGTCAAGACACGATATGTCTTTTGGAAGATTTCACTACAGACTTTCAGACCCCAAGCATTTTTTCTATAAACAATCTTTTTTCAGAAATTCAGACTGATGATCGCAAACCAAAAGGTTTTTTTTTAAGAATAGAATCAAAAGATCCCGTAAAGCTAAATTGTCCTGCACTCTTTTCAGCAGGGCGAACGGAAATTACATAAATTCGGGCTGAATTTTTACATTTGACCAGTTACAGCCAACCTTTAAACTTTTGATTTCTTCTTCAGTAGCTCTAATGCATGCTGTTTCGAGATTTCAGAATCGTCCCCGAGCATCCGGCTGATTTCGGCCACTTTTTCTTTGTCGGAAAGTTTTCTGACCACAGTGTGAGTGCGCTGCTCATGAAGGGTCTTGTTCACAACGTAATGATTATCTGCAATCGAGGCAATCTGATGAAGGTGGGAGATGCAAAAAATCTGATGCGTTTTACTTAGGGCATACAAGGCGTTTGCTACTTCTACAGCAACAACACCGCCGATACCTGTATCGATTTCATCAAAAATCAAAACCGGTATCTCATCCTGTTCGGAGAGGATCGACTTTATTGCAAGCATCAATCTTGAAATTTCACCTCCTGATGCACACTTGCAGAGTGGAAGAAACTCCTCTCCGGCATTTGTTTTTACAGTAAATCTGATGTAGTCAAGACCATCAGGGCCAGGTTTTTCCAAAGGCTGCAGTTCTGTTTTCCACTCTCCTCCTGTAAAACCAAGTTTTTCCATCTTGGAGGTTATGCCATTGTCGAAACCGGCAACTTTTTCCAAACGTTTATGACGCAATTTTTCTCCTGCGCTTTTGCATACTGCCTCTGCCTGTTTGAGCTTTTCCTGTAGTCTCTCCTCTTCGAAGCTGATATTTTCGATTTGAGAGAGATCGTTTGCTATGTTGTCTCTTTTTTCGATCAGCTCCTCAAGGGAACAGAAATATTTTTTCTTCAGCTTTTGAATTTTGGCAAGTCTCGAATTGATAAACTCTATTCTTGCAGGATTTGCCTGAGATGTCTTGCTCAGATAAGAATCACAGAACATTTCAAGATCACCGCAAACCGAAATCATGTTTTCGATATCAGATATCCAGGGTTGAGCCGCAGAATCAAATTTGCATAATGTGTCAAGTTTTTTCCTGATTTGCGACAACCTTTTTAAGGCAGAATCTCCGGAATTTAAAAGGTCTCCGATTTCAGAAACACAACTTATCCTCTCAGCGCTTGAGGTAAGAAGCGATAGTTCGTTTTCTAATTCCGACTCTTCACCGGGCTGAAGTTTAAGTTTACTCAACTCAGAAAACTGAAACTCAAGCAGCTCTTTTTTCTCCAGAAGTTTTTTTGCATTTTCTTTTGCCGACTGGAGTTCCTCTTTTGCAGAAACGAACAGGGTGTAACAATGTTGATAATCCTGTTTAATCTGACCCACTCCCGGTAGCTTGTCTACAAAGGCAATATGCTGTGGTTCGCTCATCAGTGACTGGTGTTCATGTTGACCATGAAGATCAATCAGATGATTCCCTAATCTCTTAAGTGAGGAGAGGGGAACGGGATTTTGGTTGATAAAAACCCTGTTTCTGCCATTTTGAGATATAGTTCGCCTGATAATAATCTGCATATCTTCTGCAGATATACCCATTTCATCGAGTACTGATTCTGTTGAGGGTGAGATTGCGGAAAATTCAAATACACCGCTGACTTCAGCTTCTGTGCTGCCGCTTCTGATAATCTCCGTTGATGCCCGTTCTCCCAGTAACAGACCTATGGAGCCAATAAGTATCGATTTTCCTGCTCCGGTTTCTCCGGTAAAGACCGAAAACCCCTCCTCAAACTGGAGACTGAGTTCTTTTATGAGGGCAATATTTTTAATGCGTAATTCACGAATCATAATTAGTTCCGTTGTTTGTAACCTTGACCCCACCCCAGTTTTTTGCGCAAAAGAGAAAAACAGGATTGTTCCGCAAGCTGAATCAGATTGGTGGTATCACCTCCGTAGGAGACCGTTATCTCGTCGCCGTTTTGCAGCGTTACCGACTCAAGCCCATCGGCGGTGAGAAGAAGGTCTGGATTTTTCTCGTTTATGAGCAGTTTAATCTCTTTTTCCGATGGTAAAATTATGGGCCGTTCCGTCAGGGAGTGAGGACAAATCGGGGTCAAAAGAAATGCCTTCACTGTAGGTTCCACAATGGGGCCGCCTGCTGAAAGGGAATATGCAGTCGAACCATTGGGTGTGGCCACTATAATCCCATCGGCAAAAAAGTCGGTTATGTAATCATTTCCATACCAGGCTGAAATGGAGGTGAGTTTTGGGGTGTTGATTCTGTTTATATAGATGTCATTAAGAGCATGATATCTGCATACTTCCTTTTTCTCTCTTGTAATACATGCTTCCAGCACCATTCTGCTGATTGTCTGATAGTTTCCCCTGCTGATTTCCCAAAGACTGTTTTCCAAATCTTCGGGCCCGATATCGGTAAGGAAGCCCAGTCCCCCGAGATTGACCCCTATAACGGGTTTCTGGGAAAACCTGCACATGTGTGCCACAGACAGAAAGGTTCCGTCTCCTCCGATAGAGACAAGAGCATCGCTGTTACTGATAAAATTTTCTACACTATCAGCAAATGGATAAGTATCCGGAAGTTGCTTTTTGAGAACAGGGTGGAACAAAAGTGAATAGTCGTTTTGTTTTGCCAGTTTGTTGATACGTGTGAGAACATCAACAACTTGTTTTGATTCGATAAAAGCAACAATTCCAAAGGAGGAAATCTGTTTCAAGCTTTTTTCTCCTCTTTTTTTGTGTTTCTGGATCTGAATTCACAAACCGAAGAGATAAGATTCTGAAAATCTGGCCAACGTCTGAGAATCAATTCATCACAAACGGTAGTTTCTCCCATACAGCGCAACCCTGCGGCCACCATTGCCCCACTGATATGGGGAGGCAGTGGTTCAGTAAGATCGAATCCGTCGAGGTATTTAGAGCCTTCAAGAACTATACCATCGGGCATCTCCCCATGCCTCGCTCCTAAAAGACGGATGCACTTTTCAAGTACATCTATTCCATCGGGAGTGTCAAGCCTGAAATCCTCAAGCCCTCTGAATACG
This window encodes:
- a CDS encoding DNA repair protein RecN, producing the protein MIRELRIKNIALIKELSLQFEEGFSVFTGETGAGKSILIGSIGLLLGERASTEIIRSGSTEAEVSGVFEFSAISPSTESVLDEMGISAEDMQIIIRRTISQNGRNRVFINQNPVPLSSLKRLGNHLIDLHGQHEHQSLMSEPQHIAFVDKLPGVGQIKQDYQHCYTLFVSAKEELQSAKENAKKLLEKKELLEFQFSELSKLKLQPGEESELENELSLLTSSAERISCVSEIGDLLNSGDSALKRLSQIRKKLDTLCKFDSAAQPWISDIENMISVCGDLEMFCDSYLSKTSQANPARIEFINSRLAKIQKLKKKYFCSLEELIEKRDNIANDLSQIENISFEEERLQEKLKQAEAVCKSAGEKLRHKRLEKVAGFDNGITSKMEKLGFTGGEWKTELQPLEKPGPDGLDYIRFTVKTNAGEEFLPLCKCASGGEISRLMLAIKSILSEQDEIPVLIFDEIDTGIGGVVAVEVANALYALSKTHQIFCISHLHQIASIADNHYVVNKTLHEQRTHTVVRKLSDKEKVAEISRMLGDDSEISKQHALELLKKKSKV
- a CDS encoding NAD kinase; the protein is MKQISSFGIVAFIESKQVVDVLTRINKLAKQNDYSLLFHPVLKKQLPDTYPFADSVENFISNSDALVSIGGDGTFLSVAHMCRFSQKPVIGVNLGGLGFLTDIGPEDLENSLWEISRGNYQTISRMVLEACITREKKEVCRYHALNDIYINRINTPKLTSISAWYGNDYITDFFADGIIVATPNGSTAYSLSAGGPIVEPTVKAFLLTPICPHSLTERPIILPSEKEIKLLINEKNPDLLLTADGLESVTLQNGDEITVSYGGDTTNLIQLAEQSCFSLLRKKLGWGQGYKQRN